The Verrucomicrobiota bacterium JB022 genome includes a region encoding these proteins:
- a CDS encoding AAA family ATPase, with protein sequence MEEPAEIKALKDALAFSPENVPLHLHLVRTLQKYGRHEAALEACKEALRVSPQNPELEHAMAQAYLQLEKRDEALVILESQEKRGVLTPAAQVTFARLLSQTTELIKAAQLYLAAKEADPSCEDAELEEELAPFLMDDPVEDRPRTEPLREGRGDAPYQIDPERPRITFADVGGMDAVKEDIRMKIIHPIAHADLFKAYGKAVGGGILLYGPPGCGKTYLARATAGEVKASFYTLGLHEVLDMYIGQSEKNLHEVFQQARRSAPTILFIDEVDALGANRNDLRHSAGRNVINQFLSELDGVESSNDGLLVLGATNAPWHLDSALRRPGRFDQIIFVPPPDEEARAAILRVMLKDKPAENINYEAVARRTDGFSGADLKAVVERAVEQKLDEAMKKGGLVPLSTKDLEQSAKKVKPSTKEWFAAARNYALYANQAGLYDDILAYLGIKK encoded by the coding sequence ATGGAGGAGCCTGCCGAGATCAAGGCCTTGAAGGATGCGCTGGCGTTTTCGCCGGAGAATGTGCCGCTGCACCTACACCTCGTGCGCACGTTGCAGAAATACGGTCGCCACGAGGCCGCACTGGAGGCGTGCAAGGAGGCCCTGCGCGTCTCTCCGCAAAACCCGGAGCTGGAGCACGCGATGGCGCAGGCCTACCTGCAACTGGAGAAGCGCGACGAGGCCCTCGTGATCCTCGAAAGCCAGGAAAAGCGCGGCGTGCTGACCCCGGCGGCGCAAGTGACGTTTGCCCGCCTGCTCTCGCAGACGACCGAGCTGATCAAGGCCGCGCAGCTCTACCTCGCAGCCAAGGAGGCCGACCCAAGCTGCGAAGATGCCGAGCTGGAGGAAGAGCTGGCTCCGTTTTTGATGGACGACCCGGTCGAAGACCGTCCGCGCACCGAGCCGCTGCGCGAGGGCCGGGGCGACGCGCCCTACCAGATCGACCCGGAGCGCCCGCGCATCACCTTTGCCGACGTGGGCGGGATGGACGCGGTGAAGGAAGACATCCGCATGAAGATCATCCACCCCATCGCCCATGCCGACCTGTTCAAGGCCTACGGCAAGGCGGTCGGTGGCGGCATCCTGCTCTACGGCCCGCCCGGCTGCGGCAAGACCTACCTCGCCCGCGCCACCGCCGGAGAAGTCAAGGCCAGCTTCTACACCCTCGGCCTCCATGAGGTGCTCGACATGTATATCGGCCAGAGCGAAAAGAACCTCCACGAAGTCTTCCAGCAAGCCCGCCGCAGCGCCCCCACCATCCTCTTTATCGACGAAGTAGACGCCCTCGGCGCCAACCGCAATGACCTCCGCCACAGCGCGGGCCGCAACGTGATCAACCAGTTCCTCTCCGAGCTGGACGGCGTCGAAAGCTCCAACGACGGCCTGCTTGTGCTCGGCGCGACCAACGCCCCCTGGCACCTCGACAGCGCGTTGCGCCGCCCCGGCCGCTTCGACCAGATCATCTTCGTGCCCCCGCCCGACGAGGAGGCCCGCGCGGCCATCCTGCGTGTGATGTTGAAGGACAAGCCGGCGGAAAATATCAACTACGAGGCCGTCGCCCGCCGCACCGACGGCTTTTCCGGTGCCGACCTCAAGGCTGTGGTCGAACGTGCGGTCGAGCAAAAGCTGGACGAAGCGATGAAGAAGGGGGGCCTCGTGCCCCTCTCGACCAAAGACCTCGAGCAGTCGGCCAAAAAGGTGAAGCCGAGCACCAAGGAGTGGTTTGCCGCCGCCCGTAACTACGCGCTCTACGCCAACCAGGCGGGCCTCTACGACGACATCCTCGCCTACCTCGGCATCAAGAAGTAA
- a CDS encoding tetratricopeptide repeat protein gives MTPDVRPSNVALQRAQQLLELKRYRDAAEEAGRALEADPQCAEALCVIASSYIGIGEIEEAFSAACDAISLDPNNAGALYTIGWIQAKREEYLEAEETLHCALALNPWNAQIIALLAIVSLNLRKLDDAEYFARSALAEDPTLSNARIALIHSLQEKQNIAAAEVVLRDWLKLAPEDVDGHLQLGALCLKNHRHPEAVGAFGEALRINPLSRDATKGLITAIKNRHLTYRLLTRLGTKLSGQSALASFIVPAVMSLFLMMGLRELVPFDANAAVFASIFGFCCALYTGVAMWPACTNLLLLTRPERRYLVHRYELLHSAAIAATFLAGVIAFVAGVLLLQTATICFGTALVCFAVPIRYLPIKSTISAAVLGIELVVVPYYLVCMLYTKGLPPAEIGIFLLMLSAFVLFINRLISRYI, from the coding sequence ATGACCCCCGACGTCCGCCCCTCTAACGTCGCCCTCCAGCGCGCCCAGCAACTGCTGGAGCTGAAACGCTACCGCGACGCGGCAGAGGAAGCCGGACGGGCACTGGAGGCAGATCCGCAGTGCGCAGAGGCGTTGTGTGTGATTGCGAGCAGCTATATTGGGATAGGTGAGATTGAAGAGGCCTTTTCCGCAGCCTGCGATGCAATTTCCCTGGACCCAAACAACGCAGGAGCACTGTACACCATCGGATGGATCCAAGCCAAACGTGAAGAATATCTGGAAGCAGAGGAAACGCTGCATTGCGCTTTGGCCCTTAATCCCTGGAATGCCCAGATCATTGCCTTGCTTGCAATAGTTTCCCTTAACCTGAGGAAGCTAGATGACGCAGAATACTTCGCGCGATCGGCCTTGGCGGAGGATCCAACGCTCTCGAACGCTCGTATCGCGCTCATCCACAGCCTGCAAGAAAAGCAGAACATCGCCGCAGCTGAAGTCGTACTACGCGACTGGCTCAAGCTGGCCCCCGAAGATGTAGACGGCCACCTGCAACTCGGCGCACTCTGCCTAAAAAACCACCGCCACCCTGAGGCGGTTGGTGCTTTTGGCGAGGCGCTCCGCATCAACCCGCTCTCCCGCGACGCCACAAAGGGCCTGATCACAGCTATCAAAAATCGGCACTTAACTTACCGCCTCCTGACGCGATTGGGTACAAAGCTGTCTGGGCAATCTGCGCTCGCGTCTTTTATCGTACCCGCAGTCATGAGCCTTTTCCTGATGATGGGCCTACGAGAGCTTGTACCGTTTGATGCCAATGCTGCGGTCTTCGCCTCGATTTTCGGCTTCTGCTGCGCACTGTACACGGGGGTTGCAATGTGGCCCGCATGCACCAACCTCCTGCTACTCACCCGGCCTGAGCGGCGATATCTTGTGCACCGCTACGAGTTGCTCCATTCCGCTGCCATCGCCGCAACTTTCTTAGCTGGAGTGATCGCCTTTGTTGCAGGCGTTCTGCTCCTCCAGACTGCTACCATTTGCTTCGGAACTGCCTTGGTGTGCTTTGCGGTGCCTATTCGATACCTTCCCATAAAGTCTACTATCAGCGCCGCGGTTCTCGGGATTGAGCTCGTAGTCGTACCTTACTACTTGGTCTGTATGCTATACACCAAAGGCCTGCCGCCGGCTGAGATTGGAATCTTTCTGCTTATGCTGTCAGCGTTCGTACTCTTTATCAACCGCCTCATCTCCCGCTACATCTAG
- a CDS encoding NAD(P)H-dependent oxidoreductase has protein sequence MKTLIVHYLPTGADSHTRQLLKLFEEVAPTGEREVLDLLETPAPTFGRASMAAYLKRNYRHEPLTEAEAALFAPQDALIAQLKAADVLVMAYPMHNFSLPAPVKAYIDAIMFIGETFDWTPAGPAPVMQHLRALTLYTSGLELGTGPMHEFPNWDGVHALSRILFEFMGFSAWESIGVSLRDPQTRPAKLAEVRRRLEGLVHQWYPSTCAV, from the coding sequence ATGAAAACGTTGATCGTCCACTACCTGCCCACGGGGGCGGATTCCCATACGCGGCAGCTACTCAAGCTGTTTGAAGAGGTCGCCCCGACGGGCGAACGGGAGGTGCTAGACCTCCTGGAGACCCCTGCCCCGACCTTTGGACGCGCGAGCATGGCCGCCTACCTCAAGCGCAACTACCGCCACGAGCCACTGACCGAAGCCGAAGCCGCCCTGTTTGCCCCACAGGATGCGCTCATCGCCCAGCTCAAAGCGGCTGACGTGCTCGTGATGGCCTACCCGATGCACAACTTTTCCCTGCCCGCCCCGGTCAAGGCCTACATCGATGCGATCATGTTCATCGGCGAGACCTTCGACTGGACTCCCGCCGGCCCCGCCCCCGTGATGCAGCACCTCCGTGCGCTCACCCTCTACACCTCGGGTCTGGAGTTGGGCACCGGCCCGATGCACGAATTCCCCAACTGGGACGGCGTGCATGCCCTCTCCCGCATCCTGTTTGAATTCATGGGCTTCAGCGCGTGGGAGAGCATCGGTGTCTCCCTGCGCGACCCGCAAACCCGCCCGGCCAAACTCGCAGAGGTGCGCCGCCGCCTCGAAGGGCTCGTCCACCAGTGGTATCCCTCCACCTGCGCGGTCTAG
- a CDS encoding ElyC/SanA/YdcF family protein encodes MGYKPRNGWWRAGRWLLVLGLLVFACLSAINLWIFFSTHERVYRELEAVPVAQTALVLGANPDGQFLPNRLQAGLDLYRAGKVQRLILSGAAQGKQYDEVAAMRAWMLERGVPAQALIDDPIGIRTAASIDNVQPLADAAEPLIIVSQAFHDYRALYLADAYEVHAVAYAAPEAEWRYRFFSEGREFLARVKAFAEVVGR; translated from the coding sequence ATGGGGTACAAACCGAGAAACGGCTGGTGGCGCGCAGGGCGGTGGTTGCTCGTGCTGGGGCTGCTGGTGTTCGCCTGCCTCTCGGCGATCAACCTCTGGATCTTCTTTTCGACGCACGAGCGCGTTTATCGCGAGCTGGAGGCGGTGCCGGTGGCGCAGACGGCCCTCGTGCTGGGCGCAAACCCCGACGGTCAGTTCCTCCCCAACCGTTTGCAGGCGGGTCTCGACCTCTACCGCGCGGGCAAGGTCCAGCGCCTGATCCTGAGCGGGGCCGCGCAGGGCAAGCAATACGACGAGGTCGCGGCCATGCGGGCCTGGATGCTGGAGCGAGGCGTGCCGGCGCAGGCGTTGATCGACGACCCCATCGGCATCCGTACGGCGGCGAGTATCGACAACGTGCAGCCTTTGGCGGATGCCGCCGAGCCGTTGATCATCGTGTCGCAGGCTTTCCACGACTACCGCGCGCTATATCTGGCCGATGCCTACGAAGTGCACGCCGTCGCCTACGCGGCGCCCGAAGCCGAATGGCGCTACCGCTTCTTCAGCGAAGGCCGGGAGTTTTTGGCGCGCGTGAAGGCGTTTGCAGAGGTGGTGGGGCGGTAG
- a CDS encoding tetratricopeptide repeat protein, translating to MNPHVERARLLLQQGNVNRAEESVRQALEIEPQSAEAMAILALCLQQQDKRKPALEAAQEAVGLDPHDAYAQYILAVITHDQGKLKESEQAVRQLLEINPNLPAAYGLLASIKLRLHKYADAEQAAATGLQLDAEDTMCRNMYAQALRIQGRKHDAERFISDTLRRTPGDSGAHVEMGWAKLHQGDHRAAMESFREALRLDPQDDRARQGMLQAIKAANPIYRVFLAYLFWIQSLSSKAQWAFIIGLWLGAKALGGIFRSQPHLAPYAGAVGAVYVLFVFSTWIVGPLFNVMLLVHPLGRHALPPFERNVTVGLAASMVLGIGLCLASIKLLGLLGLGLLFLALALPLGALGRAERPMNRWIIGGEVAIFVIGGLLCPILAILGVIDPSLFFNGPLFLALGCLLSTWVNSVLLSRER from the coding sequence ATGAATCCCCACGTCGAACGCGCGCGGCTGTTGCTGCAACAAGGTAATGTGAACCGGGCCGAAGAGTCGGTGCGGCAGGCGCTGGAAATCGAGCCGCAGAGCGCGGAGGCGATGGCGATCCTGGCCCTGTGCCTGCAGCAGCAAGACAAGCGCAAGCCCGCGCTGGAGGCGGCCCAGGAGGCCGTGGGGCTCGACCCGCACGACGCCTACGCGCAATACATCCTCGCCGTGATCACACACGACCAAGGCAAGCTGAAGGAGAGCGAACAGGCGGTACGGCAGCTATTGGAGATCAACCCCAACCTGCCGGCGGCCTACGGGTTGCTCGCCTCGATCAAGCTGCGGCTGCACAAATACGCCGACGCCGAGCAGGCCGCCGCCACGGGCCTGCAGCTCGACGCCGAAGACACCATGTGCCGCAACATGTATGCGCAGGCCCTGCGTATCCAGGGGCGCAAACACGATGCCGAGCGCTTTATCAGCGATACCCTGCGCCGCACCCCCGGCGACAGCGGGGCGCATGTCGAGATGGGCTGGGCCAAGCTGCACCAGGGCGACCACCGGGCGGCGATGGAGAGCTTTCGCGAGGCCCTGCGCCTCGACCCGCAGGACGACCGCGCGCGGCAAGGGATGCTGCAGGCGATCAAGGCCGCCAACCCGATCTACCGCGTCTTTCTCGCCTACCTTTTCTGGATCCAGAGCCTCTCCAGCAAGGCGCAATGGGCCTTCATCATCGGCCTCTGGCTGGGTGCAAAGGCCTTGGGCGGCATCTTTCGATCGCAGCCGCATCTGGCACCCTATGCCGGTGCGGTGGGGGCCGTGTATGTGCTCTTCGTCTTCAGCACGTGGATCGTGGGGCCGCTCTTCAACGTCATGCTGCTGGTGCACCCGCTGGGGCGTCATGCGCTGCCACCGTTTGAGCGCAACGTAACTGTTGGACTGGCCGCGTCGATGGTCCTCGGGATTGGCCTGTGCCTGGCCTCGATCAAGTTGCTGGGGCTGCTCGGGCTCGGCTTGTTGTTCCTTGCGCTGGCGCTGCCCTTGGGCGCGCTGGGCCGGGCGGAGCGCCCGATGAACCGCTGGATCATCGGCGGCGAAGTGGCCATATTTGTGATAGGTGGCCTGCTGTGTCCGATCCTCGCAATCTTGGGCGTGATTGATCCTTCGCTCTTCTTCAACGGCCCGCTGTTCCTCGCCCTCGGCTGCCTGCTCTCTACGTGGGTCAACTCCGTGCTGCTCAGCCGGGAACGGTAG
- a CDS encoding sodium:calcium antiporter, translating to MFASSEPWALQWAVPVFIACALVILAVGTKLSALADELADRTGMGEAMMGAVFLGAITSLSGSTLSVVAATQGLAELSLANAYGGIAVQTAFLAIADLAYRGVNLEHAAASVENLIFGAVLIVLLGILLWATSAPPITVWGVHPISVVMLFTYVGLLRFIKAARDKPMWQPVRTQQTREDVPDDQSNAAPLWVQISKLVAASAAVVAAGWALTQSGNSIASRTGLNASTVGALGTAVATSLPELVTSIAAVRRGALTLAVGGILGGNCFDTLFAAVSDFFYRAGSIYHAASSRETAMISLSVIMTGVLLLGLIHREKTGPAKIGFESVATILIYIVGAVFVMVG from the coding sequence ATGTTTGCCAGCTCCGAGCCATGGGCCCTGCAATGGGCCGTGCCCGTCTTCATCGCCTGCGCCTTGGTTATCCTCGCGGTGGGCACCAAGCTGAGTGCGCTGGCCGACGAGCTGGCCGACCGCACGGGCATGGGCGAGGCCATGATGGGGGCCGTCTTCCTCGGCGCGATTACCTCCCTCTCCGGCAGCACGCTCTCGGTCGTGGCCGCCACCCAAGGCCTGGCCGAGCTGTCGCTGGCGAACGCCTATGGTGGCATCGCCGTGCAGACCGCCTTCCTGGCCATTGCCGACCTCGCCTACCGGGGCGTCAACCTCGAGCACGCGGCCGCTTCGGTCGAAAACCTGATCTTCGGCGCCGTGCTGATCGTGCTGCTCGGCATCCTGCTCTGGGCGACCAGCGCACCGCCCATCACCGTGTGGGGCGTGCATCCAATTTCTGTCGTGATGCTCTTTACCTACGTGGGCCTGCTGCGCTTTATCAAGGCCGCCCGCGACAAGCCGATGTGGCAGCCCGTGCGCACCCAACAGACCCGCGAAGACGTCCCCGACGATCAATCGAACGCGGCGCCGCTCTGGGTCCAGATCTCCAAGCTTGTGGCCGCATCCGCCGCCGTGGTCGCCGCCGGTTGGGCGCTCACGCAGTCCGGCAACTCCATCGCGAGCCGCACGGGGCTCAACGCCAGCACGGTGGGGGCGCTCGGGACGGCGGTCGCCACCTCGCTGCCCGAATTGGTGACGTCCATCGCGGCGGTGCGCCGGGGCGCACTGACCCTCGCGGTGGGCGGCATCCTCGGCGGCAACTGCTTCGATACCCTCTTTGCCGCCGTGTCGGACTTCTTTTACCGCGCGGGCTCGATCTACCACGCCGCCAGCAGTCGCGAGACGGCGATGATCTCCCTCAGCGTCATCATGACGGGCGTGCTCCTGCTCGGCCTCATCCACCGCGAGAAAACCGGGCCGGCCAAGATCGGCTTCGAGAGCGTCGCCACGATCCTCATCTATATCG